ACGGGCTGCGGCCCGCGGTGCACGCGGCGGCCGACCGGCTGCGTGCGGCCGGGCACCGGGTCCAGGTGCCGGACCTCTTCGAGGGCCGTACGTTCGCGACGTTCGAGGAGGGCGCCGCCCACCAGGAGGAGGTGGGCCGCGAAGAGCTGCTCAAGCGGGCGGTGCTGGCCTCGGCCCCCTTCTCCGACGAGGGCCTGGTGTACGCCGGCTTCTCCTTCGGCGGCTCCGTCGCGCAGCACCTGGCGCTGGCCGACGACAAGGCGCGCGGCCTGCTGCTCCTGCACGGCACGGCGGACCTGGAGGAGGACGCCTCGGCCGACGAGCTGCCGGTGCAGCTGCACATCGCGGACCCGGACCCGTACGAGACGCACGACTGGCTGACGTCCTGGTACCTGCGGATGCGGCGGGCCGGGGCGGACGTGGAGGTCCACAGCTACCCGGGCGCCGGGCACCTGTTCACGGACCCGGGTCTGGAGGACTACGACGCCGAGGCCGCCGAGGAGGCCTGGAAGGTCGCGCTGGCCTTCCTCGACACCCTGTGACGTGAAAAGGGCACTGCCCCCGGCGCCGGAGCGCCGGGGGCAGTGTCTTGGTACGGGGAGCCGGGGGATCAGCCGCGGTAGGCCGTCCACATGCTCTTCATGCGCGAGACCTGGCCCGCGGAGAACTGGTACAT
The Streptomyces sp. NBC_00091 genome window above contains:
- a CDS encoding dienelactone hydrolase family protein; translation: MEGMNIMLFHSTYGLRPAVHAAADRLRAAGHRVQVPDLFEGRTFATFEEGAAHQEEVGREELLKRAVLASAPFSDEGLVYAGFSFGGSVAQHLALADDKARGLLLLHGTADLEEDASADELPVQLHIADPDPYETHDWLTSWYLRMRRAGADVEVHSYPGAGHLFTDPGLEDYDAEAAEEAWKVALAFLDTL